A single genomic interval of Festucalex cinctus isolate MCC-2025b chromosome 16, RoL_Fcin_1.0, whole genome shotgun sequence harbors:
- the ostc gene encoding oligosaccharyltransferase complex subunit ostc, whose translation METLYSIPFTVLECPNVKLKKPSWLHMPSAMSVYALVILSYFLITGGIIYDVIVEPPSVGSMTDEHGHQRPVAFLAYRVNGQYIMEGLASSFLFTMGGLGFIILDRSNAPNIPKLNRFLLLFIGFVSVILSFFMARVFMRMKLPGYLMG comes from the exons ATGGAGACTTTGTACAGCATCCCGTTCACCGTTCTCGAATGCCCCAACGTGAAGCTGAAGAAGCCGTCTTGGCTGCACATGCCGTCGGCCATGAGCGTCTACGCGCTCGTCATCCTTTCATACTTTCTCATCACCGGAG gtATCATCTATGACGTAATCGTGGAGCCGCCGAGCGTGGGCTCGATGACAGATGAGCACGGGCATCAGCGGCCGGTGGCGTTTCTGGCGTACAG GGTGAACGGCCAATACATCATGGAGGGCCTTGCGTCCAGCTTCCTGTTCACCATGGGAGGCCTGGGCTTCATAATCCTGGACCGATCCAACGCGCCCAACATCCCCAAGCTCAACCGCTTCCTGTTGCTCTTCATCGGCTTCGTCAGCGTCATCCTCAGCTTCTTCATGGCACGAGTGTTTATGCGCATGAAGTTGCC GGGATATCTTATGGGATGA
- the etnppl gene encoding ethanolamine-phosphate phospho-lyase isoform X2, whose protein sequence is MGHCHPDVVSAGARQMETLNTNSRFLHDNLVLYAQKLQATLPESLSVFYFVNSGSEANDLALRLARQYSGCQDIITLDNAYHGHVTSLIEISPYKFRHMADAPPKPFVHVAPSPDVYRGKYKRDHPDPAKAYADEVRDLIRRVQSQGGKIAAFIAESLQSCGGQVIPPAGYFQRVAEHVHRAGGLFIADEVQVGFGRVGSHFWAFQLQGDDFVPDVVTMGKPIGNGHPMSCVVTTREVAEAFVSSGIEYFNTFGGNPVSCAIGLAVLDVIAKEDLQGKALRVGGYLTSLLEKQKEKHPLIGDIRGRGLFVGVELVRDRSKLTPATAEAQEVIYRLKEERVLLSADGPHRNVLKFKPPMCFSTEDADFVVDKMDAILTEIEAATGLNTTNTINGETG, encoded by the exons A TGGGTCACTGTCACCCAGATGTAGTTTCGGCGGGCGCGCGGCAGATGGAAACGCTCAACACCAACTCGCGCTTCCTGCACGACAACCTGGTGCTGTACGCGCAGAAGCTGCAGGCCACTTTGCCTGAAAGCCTCTCGGTCTTCTACTTTGTCAACTCCGG ATCGGAAGCCAACGACCTGGCGCTCCGCCTCGCACGCCAGTACTCGGGCTGCCAAGATATCATCACCCTGGACAA cGCCTATCACGGCCACGTGACGTCTCTCATCGAAATCAGCCCCTATAAGTTCCGCCATATGGCAGACGCGCCGCCCAAACCGTTTGTCCACGTG GCCCCGAGCCCGGACGTGTACAGAGGCAAATACAAAAGGGACCACCCGGATCCTGCAAAAGCATACGCCGATGAAGTCCGAGATCTCATCCGGCGAGTGCAAAGTCAAGGAGGAAAG ATCGCCGCTTTTATTGCCGAGTCACTGCAAAGTTGCGGCGGGCAAGTCATCCCCCCCGCGGGCTACTTTCAGCGAGTGGCCGA ACACGTCCACAGAGCGGGTGGGCTTTTCATCGCCGACGAAGTCCAGGTGGGCTTCGGCCGGGTCGGCAGCCACTTCTGGGCCTTCCAGCTGCAAGGCGACGACTTTGTGCCCGACGTCGTCACCATGGGCAAGCCCATTGGCAACGGGCACCCCATGTCGTGCGTGGTCACCACTAGGGAGGTGGCCGAGGCCTTCGTGTCGTCAGGAATCGAGTACTTCAACACG TTCGGCGGTAACCCGGTCTCGTGCGCCATCGGCCTGGCCGTGCTGGACGTGATCGCCAAAGAGGACCTGCAGGGTAAAGCGTTGCGGGTCGGAGGGTACCTGACCTCCCTGCTGGAAAAACAGAAGGAGAAGCACCCTCTGATCGGTGACATCAG GGGTCGTGGCCTGTTTGTCGGCGTGGAACTCGTGAGGGACAGGTCCAAGCTCACACCGGCGACGGCGGAGGCCCAAGAGGTCATATATCG GTTGAAGGAAGAGAGGGTGTTGCTTAGCGCCGACGGGCCGCACCGCAACGTGCTCAAGTTCAAGCCCCCCATGTGCTTCAGCACCGAAGACGCCGACTTCGTAGTGGACAAAATGGACGCCATTCTCACAG aaattgAAGCAGCCACAGGTTTGAATACTACCAACACAATAAATG GTGAAACTGGATAA
- the etnppl gene encoding ethanolamine-phosphate phospho-lyase isoform X1, with the protein MCAEKLAKTQTIDLRRKLIGPSCKIFFSEDPIKMVRARGQYMFDERGQRYLDCINNVAHVGHCHPDVVSAGARQMETLNTNSRFLHDNLVLYAQKLQATLPESLSVFYFVNSGSEANDLALRLARQYSGCQDIITLDNAYHGHVTSLIEISPYKFRHMADAPPKPFVHVAPSPDVYRGKYKRDHPDPAKAYADEVRDLIRRVQSQGGKIAAFIAESLQSCGGQVIPPAGYFQRVAEHVHRAGGLFIADEVQVGFGRVGSHFWAFQLQGDDFVPDVVTMGKPIGNGHPMSCVVTTREVAEAFVSSGIEYFNTFGGNPVSCAIGLAVLDVIAKEDLQGKALRVGGYLTSLLEKQKEKHPLIGDIRGRGLFVGVELVRDRSKLTPATAEAQEVIYRLKEERVLLSADGPHRNVLKFKPPMCFSTEDADFVVDKMDAILTEIEAATGLNTTNTINGETG; encoded by the exons ATGTGCGCCGAGAAGTTGGCCAAAACGCAGACCATCGACCTGAGGCGGAAGCTCATTGG GCCATCATGTAAAATCTTCTTCAGTGAAGACCCCATTAAGATGGTGCGCGCCAGGGGTCAGTACATGTTTGATGAGAGGGGTCAGCGCTACCTGGACTGCATCAACAATGTGGCGCACG TGGGTCACTGTCACCCAGATGTAGTTTCGGCGGGCGCGCGGCAGATGGAAACGCTCAACACCAACTCGCGCTTCCTGCACGACAACCTGGTGCTGTACGCGCAGAAGCTGCAGGCCACTTTGCCTGAAAGCCTCTCGGTCTTCTACTTTGTCAACTCCGG ATCGGAAGCCAACGACCTGGCGCTCCGCCTCGCACGCCAGTACTCGGGCTGCCAAGATATCATCACCCTGGACAA cGCCTATCACGGCCACGTGACGTCTCTCATCGAAATCAGCCCCTATAAGTTCCGCCATATGGCAGACGCGCCGCCCAAACCGTTTGTCCACGTG GCCCCGAGCCCGGACGTGTACAGAGGCAAATACAAAAGGGACCACCCGGATCCTGCAAAAGCATACGCCGATGAAGTCCGAGATCTCATCCGGCGAGTGCAAAGTCAAGGAGGAAAG ATCGCCGCTTTTATTGCCGAGTCACTGCAAAGTTGCGGCGGGCAAGTCATCCCCCCCGCGGGCTACTTTCAGCGAGTGGCCGA ACACGTCCACAGAGCGGGTGGGCTTTTCATCGCCGACGAAGTCCAGGTGGGCTTCGGCCGGGTCGGCAGCCACTTCTGGGCCTTCCAGCTGCAAGGCGACGACTTTGTGCCCGACGTCGTCACCATGGGCAAGCCCATTGGCAACGGGCACCCCATGTCGTGCGTGGTCACCACTAGGGAGGTGGCCGAGGCCTTCGTGTCGTCAGGAATCGAGTACTTCAACACG TTCGGCGGTAACCCGGTCTCGTGCGCCATCGGCCTGGCCGTGCTGGACGTGATCGCCAAAGAGGACCTGCAGGGTAAAGCGTTGCGGGTCGGAGGGTACCTGACCTCCCTGCTGGAAAAACAGAAGGAGAAGCACCCTCTGATCGGTGACATCAG GGGTCGTGGCCTGTTTGTCGGCGTGGAACTCGTGAGGGACAGGTCCAAGCTCACACCGGCGACGGCGGAGGCCCAAGAGGTCATATATCG GTTGAAGGAAGAGAGGGTGTTGCTTAGCGCCGACGGGCCGCACCGCAACGTGCTCAAGTTCAAGCCCCCCATGTGCTTCAGCACCGAAGACGCCGACTTCGTAGTGGACAAAATGGACGCCATTCTCACAG aaattgAAGCAGCCACAGGTTTGAATACTACCAACACAATAAATG GTGAAACTGGATAA
- the rpl34 gene encoding large ribosomal subunit protein eL34: MAFVMVTNAFAILTPVFCFGSLKMVQRLTYRRRLSYNTASNKTRLSRTPGNRIVYLYTKKVGKAPKSACGICPGRLRGIRAVRPQVLMRLSKTKKHVSRAYGGSMCAKCVRDRIKRAFLIEEQKIVVKVLKAQAQSQKSK, encoded by the exons ATGGCATTTGTTATGGTGACGAACGCGTTCGCCATTTTAActccagtgttttgttttggcagttTGAAAATGGTGCAGCGCCTGACTTACCGACGTAGGCTGTCCTACAACACGGCGTCCAACAAGACTAGACT GTCCCGGACGCCTGGTAACCGCATCGTGTACCTGTACACCAAGAAGGTGGGCAAAGCCCCCAAATCAGCGTGTGGCATTTGCCCAGGAAGACTGCGCGGA ATCCGGGCTGTGAGACCACAGGTTCTCATGAGGCTCTCCAAGACCAAGAAGCACGTCAGCAGGGCTTACGGAGGCTCCATGTGCGCCAAGTGTGTGCGTGACAG GATCAAGCGTGCTTTCCTGATCGAGGAGCAGAAGATCGTCGTCAAGGTGCTCAAGGCGCAAGCACAGAGTCAGAAGTCCAAGTAA